A genomic window from Lotus japonicus ecotype B-129 chromosome 1, LjGifu_v1.2 includes:
- the LOC130730578 gene encoding histone acetyltransferase GCN5 isoform X1: MDTHGGGPLRSRSSQSPSPSHSASASATSSIHKRKLVSEDHVPPFPPSSFSADTRDGALTSNDDLESISARGADSDSDEDSEDAVVDDEEDDYDNESSMRTFTASRLNNKPTAPRNSKLKSDNHSASVKIENTDAAKDAGTAVNGASGAGGSVAGIVVKEDATKIFTDNLQTSGAYSAREESLKKEEEAGKLKFVCLSNDGVDEHMIWLIGLKNIFARQLPNMPKEYIVRLVMDRSHKSVMVIRRHVVGGITYRPYVSQRFGEIAFCAITADEQVKGYGTRLMNHLKQFAREEDGLTHFLTYADNNAVGYFIKQGFTKEIHLEKERWQGYIKDYDGGILMECKIDQKLPYTDLSTMIRRQRQAIDEKIRELSNCHIVYAGIDFQKKEAGVPKKIIDDIPGLREAGWTPDQWGHSRFRSLSGCTDNATNQKHLTAFMRSLLKSMHDHADAWPFKEPVDGRDVPDYYDIIKDPMDLKTMSKRVESEQYYVTFEMFVADVRRMFANARTYNSPETIYYKCASRLEAHFQSKVTAGLQSGPKIQ; this comes from the exons ATGGACACTCACGGCGGTGGGCCCCTCCGTTCTCGGAGTTCACAGTCCCCTTCTCCGTCGCACTCCGCCTCCGCCTCCGCCACCTCATCAATCCACAAGCGCAAGCTCGTCTCTGAGGACCACGTGCCTCCCTTCCCCCCTTCCTCCTTCTCCGCCGACACCCGCGACGGCGCCCTCACCTCCAACGACGACCTTGAGAGCATCTCTGCCCGCGGCGCCGACTCCGACTCCGACGAAGACTCCGAAGACGCCGTCGTCGACGACGAGGAGGATGACTACGACAACGAATCCTCCATGCGCACATTCACCGCATCCAGGCTCAACAACAAACCCACCGCTCCCCGCAACTCCAAGCTCAAGTCCGATAACCACTCCGCCTCTGTCAAAATTGAGAACACCGACGCCGCCAAGGACGCCGGAACCGCCGTTAACGGTGCTTCAGGCGCTGGTGGATCCGTTGCCGGCATTGTGGTAAAGGAGGACGCAACTAAGATATTCACTGATAATTTGCAGACTAGTGGGGCTTACAGCGCCAGGGAAGAGAGTCTTAAGAAAGAG GAGGAAGCAGGAAAGCTCAAATTTGTATGCCTTTCGAATGATGGTGTTGATGAGCATATGATTTG GTTGATAGGATTGAAGAATATATTTGCTAGACAACTCCCCAATATGCCGAAGGAGTACATTGTCCGACTTGTTATGGATAG GAGCCATAAGTCTGTAATGGTCATTCGGCGTCATGTTGTTGGAGGCATTACTTATCGTCCATATGTGAG CCAGAGGTTTGGCGAGATAGCCTTCTGTGCAATTACAGCTGATGAGCAAGTAAAAGGTTATGGTACCAGATTGATGAATCACTTAAAACAGTTTGCACGTGAAGAAGATGGGCTGACACATTTTCTCACATATGCTGACAATAATGCTGTTGGATATTTTATCAAACAG GGATTTACAAAAGAGATTCACTTGGAGAAAGAGCGATGGCAAGG TTATATAAAGGACTATGATGGAGGAATTCTCATGGAATGCAAGATTGATCAAAAGCTCCCTTACACTGATTTGTCCACCATGATCCGTCGTCAAAGGCAG GCAATTGATGAAAAGATCAGAGAACTATCCAACTGTCACATTGTTTATGCTGGAATTGATTTTCAGAAG AAAGAAGCGGGCGttcctaaaaaaattattgatgatATCCCTGGCTTGA GAGAGGCTGGATGGACTCCTGATCAGTGGGGTCATTCACGATTCAGAAGTTTAAGTGGCTGTACTGACAATGCTACAAATCAAAAACATTTGACTGCATTTATGCGTTCACTTCTAAAG TCAATGCACGATCATGCTGATGCTTGGCCATTCAAGGAACCAGTTGATGGACGGGATGTTCCTGATTATTATGACATAATCAAAGATCCAATGG ATTTGAAGACAATGAGCAAGAGGGTGGAGTCAGAACAATATTATGTTACATTTGAGATGTTTGTTGCGGATGTCAGAAGAATGTTTGCGAATGCACGCACCTATAATTCTCCAGAAACCATTTATTACAAATGTGCTTCAAG GCTAGAAGCTCACTTCCAAAGCAAAGTGACAGCTGGCCTACAGTCTGGCCCCAAAATTCAGTAG
- the LOC130730578 gene encoding histone acetyltransferase GCN5 isoform X2 produces the protein MDTHGGGPLRSRSSQSPSPSHSASASATSSIHKRKLVSEDHVPPFPPSSFSADTRDGALTSNDDLESISARGADSDSDEDSEDAVVDDEEDDYDNESSMRTFTASRLNNKPTAPRNSKLKSDNHSASVKIENTDAAKDAGTAVNGASGAGGSVAGIVVKEDATKIFTDNLQTSGAYSAREESLKKEEEAGKLKFVCLSNDGVDEHMIWLIGLKNIFARQLPNMPKEYIVRLVMDRSHKSVMVIRRHVVGGITYRPYVSQRFGEIAFCAITADEQVKGYGTRLMNHLKQFAREEDGLTHFLTYADNNAVGYFIKQGFTKEIHLEKERWQGYIKDYDGGILMECKIDQKLPYTDLSTMIRRQRQAIDEKIRELSNCHIVYAGIDFQKKEAGVPKKIIDDIPGLREAGWTPDQWGHSRFRSLSGCTDNATNQKHLTAFMRSLLKSMHDHADAWPFKEPVDGRDVPDYYDIIKDPMDLKTMSKRVESEQYYVTFEMFVADVRRMFANARTYNSPETIYYKCASRHEAHFQSKVTAGLQSGPKIQ, from the exons ATGGACACTCACGGCGGTGGGCCCCTCCGTTCTCGGAGTTCACAGTCCCCTTCTCCGTCGCACTCCGCCTCCGCCTCCGCCACCTCATCAATCCACAAGCGCAAGCTCGTCTCTGAGGACCACGTGCCTCCCTTCCCCCCTTCCTCCTTCTCCGCCGACACCCGCGACGGCGCCCTCACCTCCAACGACGACCTTGAGAGCATCTCTGCCCGCGGCGCCGACTCCGACTCCGACGAAGACTCCGAAGACGCCGTCGTCGACGACGAGGAGGATGACTACGACAACGAATCCTCCATGCGCACATTCACCGCATCCAGGCTCAACAACAAACCCACCGCTCCCCGCAACTCCAAGCTCAAGTCCGATAACCACTCCGCCTCTGTCAAAATTGAGAACACCGACGCCGCCAAGGACGCCGGAACCGCCGTTAACGGTGCTTCAGGCGCTGGTGGATCCGTTGCCGGCATTGTGGTAAAGGAGGACGCAACTAAGATATTCACTGATAATTTGCAGACTAGTGGGGCTTACAGCGCCAGGGAAGAGAGTCTTAAGAAAGAG GAGGAAGCAGGAAAGCTCAAATTTGTATGCCTTTCGAATGATGGTGTTGATGAGCATATGATTTG GTTGATAGGATTGAAGAATATATTTGCTAGACAACTCCCCAATATGCCGAAGGAGTACATTGTCCGACTTGTTATGGATAG GAGCCATAAGTCTGTAATGGTCATTCGGCGTCATGTTGTTGGAGGCATTACTTATCGTCCATATGTGAG CCAGAGGTTTGGCGAGATAGCCTTCTGTGCAATTACAGCTGATGAGCAAGTAAAAGGTTATGGTACCAGATTGATGAATCACTTAAAACAGTTTGCACGTGAAGAAGATGGGCTGACACATTTTCTCACATATGCTGACAATAATGCTGTTGGATATTTTATCAAACAG GGATTTACAAAAGAGATTCACTTGGAGAAAGAGCGATGGCAAGG TTATATAAAGGACTATGATGGAGGAATTCTCATGGAATGCAAGATTGATCAAAAGCTCCCTTACACTGATTTGTCCACCATGATCCGTCGTCAAAGGCAG GCAATTGATGAAAAGATCAGAGAACTATCCAACTGTCACATTGTTTATGCTGGAATTGATTTTCAGAAG AAAGAAGCGGGCGttcctaaaaaaattattgatgatATCCCTGGCTTGA GAGAGGCTGGATGGACTCCTGATCAGTGGGGTCATTCACGATTCAGAAGTTTAAGTGGCTGTACTGACAATGCTACAAATCAAAAACATTTGACTGCATTTATGCGTTCACTTCTAAAG TCAATGCACGATCATGCTGATGCTTGGCCATTCAAGGAACCAGTTGATGGACGGGATGTTCCTGATTATTATGACATAATCAAAGATCCAATGG ATTTGAAGACAATGAGCAAGAGGGTGGAGTCAGAACAATATTATGTTACATTTGAGATGTTTGTTGCGGATGTCAGAAGAATGTTTGCGAATGCACGCACCTATAATTCTCCAGAAACCATTTATTACAAATGTGCTTCAAGGCATG AAGCTCACTTCCAAAGCAAAGTGACAGCTGGCCTACAGTCTGGCCCCAAAATTCAGTAG
- the LOC130730581 gene encoding uncharacterized protein LOC130730581: MAASATTTFFSLPSIQNQHASLPTPFLGVPQCQSKFFGIRKKPPQKLVVVAVTKDSDEKVPSWAKPDSDEPPPWARDEANNKTASSSGFEVPFYVYLLASAITAIAAVGSIFEYVNQKPVFGLLPYDSVFYAPVLGFFAFTGIPSSIFLWYKSVQTANKEAEEQDKRDGYL, from the exons ATGGCAGCTTCTGCTACTACCACCTTCTTCTCATTACCATCAATACAAAATCAACATGCATCATTACCCACACCGTTTCTGGGTGTTCCTCAATGCCAGAGTAAATTCTTTGGTATAAGAAAAAAACCACCGCAGAAgcttgtggtggtggcggtgaccAAAGACTCCGATGAAAAAGTCCCGTCCTGGGCTAAACCAGACTCCGATGAACCTCCTCCGTGGGCTCGCGATGAagccaacaacaaaactgcttcATCTTCTGGATTTGAAGTTCCCTTCTACGTTTATCTACTCGCCTCTGCTATCACTGCAATTGCAGCT GTAGGTTCCATTTTCGAATACGTGAATCAGAAACCAGTCTTTGGGCTTCTTCCCTATGACAGTGTGTTTTATGCTCCCGTGCTTGGTTTCTTCGCCTTCACTGGCATTCCCTCTTCG ATTTTCCTTTGGTACAAGTCTGTTCAAACTGCCAACAAGGAAGCTGAAGAACAAGATAAGAGAGATGGCTATTTATAG
- the LOC130730584 gene encoding uncharacterized protein LOC130730584 — MVNSFPPQFPNTNANFLNSEFERTQIPNSSPHLPLFLLLLSPFSMPASSQVSLVEIFFPVTPLLHWQGRFSEELQIWQINTFVALLDIWPIGGCRPVSRGKETKSVQDLLSQLSGTYNDEFDGEN; from the exons ATGGTAAATTCATTTCCTCCTCAGTTCCCCAATACAAATgctaattttttaaattctgAATTTGAAAGAACTCAGATTCCCAATTCATCTCCTCATCTAcctcttttccttcttcttctatctCCATTTTCCATGCCTGCATCCTCTCAGGTTTCTTTGG TTGAAATTTTCTTTCCCGTTACTCCGCTGCTTCACTGGCAAGGACGATTTTCAGag GAACTACAGATTTGGCAAATCAATACATTTGTAGCATTACTGGACATATGGCCAATTGGAG GATGCAGGCCCGTGAGCAGAGGAAAGGAAACAAAATCTGTACAG GACTTACTAAGTCAACTTTCTGGTACATATAATGATGAGTTTGATGGAGAAAATTAG
- the LOC130730582 gene encoding probable histone H2A variant 1: protein MAGKGGKGLLAAKTTKDKAKESDKKRPVSRSSRAGIQFPVGRIHRQLKQRAHAHGRVGGTAAVYLASILEYLTAEVLELAGNASKDLKVKRITPRHLQLAIRGDEELDTLIKGTIAGGGVIPHIHKSLINKTSKE, encoded by the exons ATGGCGGGAAAAGGAGGAAAGGGGCTTCTGGCTGCCAAAACCACCAAGGACAAAGCCAAGGAAAGCGATAAGAAGAGGCCTGTTTCTCGCTCATCCCGTGCTGGGATTCAG TTTCCAGTGGGTAGAATCCACAGGCAACTGAAGCAAAGGGCACATGCACATGGCCGTGTTGGGGGTACTGCTGCTGTTTACTTGGCCTCCATTCTGGAATATCTGACTGCTGAGGTGCTGGAGCTGGCTGGGAATGCAAGCAAGGATCTGAAGGTGAAGAGGATCACACCGCGTCACTTGCAGCTCGCTATCAGGGGAGATGAAGAGCTTGACACCCTCATCAAAGGAACCATTGCTGGTGGTGGTGTCATCCCTCACATTCACAAGTCCTTGATCAACAAAACCTCCAAAGAGTGA
- the LOC130730585 gene encoding beta-carotene isomerase D27, chloroplastic: protein METSVVRQNMISISTPTSPLWKLIKHKPQHRPCVVAVLRNPLSDIAGAARKTIGESDSPMKTNIYKDNWFDRLAINHLSKSVQEATGVINHKSGYEGLVEAANVAKHKFSPVQQQEVVIQALDKAFPKPILDLIKTLLPPSKFAREYYAVFTTLFFAWLVGPSEVRESEVNGRREKNVVYVKKCRFLEATNCVGMCTNICKMPSQSFIKDSLGMSFNMVPNFDDMSCEMIFGQDPPALADDPALKQPCYKLCKAYKQHGPSCHD, encoded by the exons ATGGAAACAAGTGTTGTGAGGCAGAACATGATTTCAATTTCAACACCAACTTCACCTCTCTGGAAGCTGATCAAACACAAACCACAACATCGACCTTGTGTGGTTGCAGTGCTCAGAAATCCTTTAAGTGACATTGCAGGAGCAGCAAGAAAAACTATAGGAGAATCTG ATTCTCCTATGAAAACTAATATCTACAAGGATAACTGGTTTGATCGCTTAGCAATAAACCATCTATCAAAAAGTGTTCAAGAAGCCACAG GAGTGATTAACCATAAGAGTGGGTATGAGGGTCTGGTTGAAGCAGCTAATGTGGCTAAACATAAATTTAGTCCTGTTCAGCAGCAAGAGGTTGTCATTCAAGCTCTTGACAAAGCTTTTCCAAAGCCAATACTAGATTTG ATAAAGACACTGCTACCACCATCTAAATTTGCAAGGGAATATTATGCCGTCTTCACCACTTTGTTCTTTGCTTGGTTGGTCGGACCATCCGAG GTTAGAGAATCGGAGGTCAacggaagaagagaaaaaaatgtaGTCTACGTCAAAAAATGCAG GTTTTTAGAGGCGACAAACTGTGTAGGAATGTGTACTAATATCTGCAAAATGCCATCTCAATCGTTTATCAAGGACTCTCTTGGTATGTCATTCAACATGGTCCCAA ATTTTGATGACATGAGTTGTGAGATGATATTTGGGCAGGACCCTCCAGCATTAGCTGATGATCCAGCACTGAAGCAACCTTGCTACAAACTAT GTAAGGCATATAAACAGCATGGACCGAGCTGCCACGATTAA